In Bacteroidales bacterium, a genomic segment contains:
- a CDS encoding carbamoyltransferase — translation MTILGISAYYHDSAAAIIIDGEIIAAAHEERFTRKKHDSSFPINAAKYVLREAGLEYKDLSAVSFYDKPLIKFERLLETYHAFAPKGLISFLSAIPVWIKEKLFMKKMLKEELSKLGEGKAPILFPEHHLSHAASAFYPSPFEEAAILTIDGVGEWATITIGYGKGNKIKILKELHFPHSLGLLYSAFTYYTGFRVNSGEYKLMGLAPYGNPTSQQTKDYKEKILNELVDIREDGSILMNMKYFKYATGLRMTNNKMWEKLFGIKPRNPETEISQEYMNMALAIQEVTEDIVIKLAKTTKKLTKSNYLVMAGGVALNSVANGKLLKTGLFKDIWIQPAAGDAGGALGAAYLGWYLWKGEKRKPNKSKDSMKGAYLGPDFNKSEILGTIRKYNAKYKYYKDFDELTKIAALKISDGNVVGWFQGRMEYGPRALGNRSILGDARNPEMQKKMNLKIKYREGFRPFAPTVLEEDIQKYFDLDRPSPYMLLVIPVKKDRCKSFPEGYNEMKLYDRLYHLRSDIPAITHIDYSARIQSINKDTNPKYWKLINEFKKQTGYGIIINTSFNVRGEPIVCTPDDAYRCFMRTEMDYLVLGNYLFDKKEQEILKNDTNWKEEFKLD, via the coding sequence ATTACAATCTTAGGTATTTCAGCATATTATCATGATAGTGCTGCTGCAATTATTATTGATGGTGAAATAATCGCAGCTGCTCATGAAGAACGATTTACAAGAAAAAAACACGATTCTTCTTTTCCAATAAATGCAGCAAAATACGTTTTAAGGGAAGCGGGATTAGAGTATAAAGATTTATCGGCTGTTTCTTTCTATGATAAACCTTTAATAAAATTTGAAAGACTGCTAGAAACGTATCACGCTTTTGCTCCTAAAGGATTGATAAGTTTTCTTTCTGCTATTCCTGTTTGGATAAAAGAAAAACTTTTCATGAAAAAAATGCTTAAAGAAGAACTTTCCAAATTAGGGGAGGGAAAAGCACCTATTTTATTTCCCGAACATCATTTATCACATGCAGCTAGTGCATTTTATCCTTCTCCTTTTGAAGAAGCAGCTATTTTAACTATTGATGGAGTTGGTGAATGGGCAACAATAACTATTGGATATGGAAAAGGGAATAAAATAAAAATATTAAAAGAACTACACTTTCCTCATTCTTTAGGTTTGTTATATTCTGCCTTTACGTATTATACAGGTTTTCGGGTTAATAGTGGGGAATATAAATTAATGGGTTTAGCACCCTATGGAAATCCAACATCTCAACAAACAAAAGATTATAAAGAAAAAATATTAAATGAATTAGTTGATATTCGTGAAGATGGATCTATCCTGATGAACATGAAATACTTTAAGTATGCAACAGGTTTAAGAATGACTAATAATAAAATGTGGGAAAAATTATTTGGTATTAAACCAAGAAATCCGGAAACAGAAATTTCTCAGGAATATATGAACATGGCTTTGGCAATCCAAGAAGTTACAGAGGATATTGTAATAAAATTAGCAAAAACAACTAAAAAATTAACAAAAAGTAATTATCTGGTTATGGCAGGAGGTGTGGCATTAAATAGTGTAGCTAATGGTAAATTGTTGAAAACAGGATTATTCAAAGATATTTGGATTCAACCAGCTGCAGGAGATGCCGGAGGGGCATTAGGAGCTGCTTATTTAGGATGGTATTTGTGGAAAGGAGAAAAACGTAAGCCAAATAAAAGTAAAGATTCCATGAAAGGAGCTTATTTAGGTCCTGATTTTAATAAAAGTGAAATTTTAGGAACTATTAGAAAATATAATGCGAAATACAAATATTACAAGGATTTTGACGAATTAACAAAAATTGCGGCTTTGAAAATCTCAGATGGTAATGTAGTTGGGTGGTTCCAGGGAAGAATGGAATATGGACCAAGAGCTCTCGGAAACAGAAGTATTCTTGGAGATGCAAGAAATCCTGAAATGCAAAAAAAAATGAATCTGAAAATTAAATATAGGGAAGGTTTTAGACCTTTTGCTCCAACAGTTCTTGAAGAAGATATTCAAAAATATTTCGATTTAGACAGACCTTCTCCGTATATGCTTTTGGTTATACCTGTGAAAAAAGATAGATGTAAATCTTTTCCTGAAGGATACAATGAGATGAAACTTTATGACAGATTATATCATCTTCGTTCTGATATTCCAGCAATAACTCATATTGATTATTCTGCAAGAATACAAAGTATTAATAAGGACACAAATCCCAAGTATTGGAAATTAATAAATGAATTTAAGAAACAAACAGGTTATGGCATAATAATAAATACTAGTTTTAATGTAAGGGGAGAACCAATTGTTTGTACTCCGGACGATGCATATCGTTGTTTTATGCGTACAGAAATGGATTATCTTGTTTTGGGGAATTATTTATTTGATAAAAAAGAACAGGAAATTCTTAAAAATGATACTAATTGGAAAGAGGAGTTTAAATTGGATTGA
- a CDS encoding NAD-dependent 4,6-dehydratase LegB, producing MKNILVTGADGFIGSHLTELLIEKGYNVKALSQYNSFNYWGWLEDIKEVNKIEILNGDIRDPHYCQKITENVEIVFHLAALIAIPYSYLSPDSYIDTNIKGTLNICQAAINNNVKRVIHTSTSEVYGTAQYVPIDEKHPKQPQSPYSASKIGADAIALSFYNSFNLPLTIARPFNTYGPRQSARAVIPTIITQIANNVKEINIGDTSPTRDFNYVKDICSGFLAIAENEMTIGKEINIASNYEISIRDIFELIKKIMNSDAKFITDEKRIRPKKSEVFRLWGDNTLLNTLTNFKPKFNLKEGLRETINWYSDPNNLKKYKTNIYNV from the coding sequence ATGAAAAATATTTTGGTTACAGGTGCAGATGGTTTTATCGGATCTCATCTTACAGAGTTGTTAATTGAAAAAGGATACAATGTTAAAGCGCTTTCACAGTATAATTCTTTTAATTACTGGGGGTGGTTAGAAGATATAAAAGAAGTTAATAAAATTGAAATCCTAAACGGGGATATTAGAGATCCTCATTATTGCCAAAAAATTACCGAAAATGTAGAAATAGTGTTCCATCTTGCTGCTTTAATTGCAATTCCATATTCATATCTGTCTCCAGATTCATATATTGATACAAATATAAAGGGAACTTTGAATATCTGTCAGGCAGCAATTAATAATAATGTTAAAAGAGTTATTCATACTTCTACTAGCGAAGTATATGGAACTGCACAATATGTTCCAATAGATGAAAAACATCCCAAACAACCTCAATCGCCGTATAGTGCCAGTAAGATAGGTGCTGATGCCATAGCTTTGAGTTTTTATAATTCTTTTAATTTACCTTTAACAATAGCTAGACCTTTTAATACTTATGGACCTCGACAATCTGCTCGTGCAGTTATTCCAACAATTATAACACAAATTGCTAATAATGTTAAGGAAATAAACATAGGAGATACTTCTCCTACAAGAGATTTTAATTATGTTAAAGATATTTGTTCTGGATTTTTAGCCATTGCTGAAAACGAAATGACAATTGGAAAAGAAATAAACATTGCTTCAAATTACGAAATATCAATTAGAGACATATTTGAATTAATAAAAAAAATAATGAATTCTGATGCTAAGTTTATTACGGATGAAAAAAGAATCAGACCAAAAAAATCGGAAGTTTTCAGATTATGGGGTGATAATACTTTATTAAATACCTTAACTAATTTTAAGCCCAAGTTTAATTTAAAGGAAGGATTAAGAGAAACAATAAATTGGTATTCTGATCCAAATAATTTGAAAAAATATAAAACCAATATTTATAATGTATAA
- a CDS encoding methyltransferase domain-containing protein has translation MGLSKKNKHPILSNDFVPYLNNDIGQLFSVEAALDSVIPWINYVCPLKNQKILIFGTGGGGTAVACALNINDGIIYGVDISKWAIETTTKRAKKYDVLKKMQLYHLTSTYPLPFKDNFFDIAIVADVIEHIVDERSKYVKNIFNKLKKEGLLIITGTPNLLYPKDIHTTGLYFIPWLPKKMAYKYAIYRGKWEKGKNLDYAGRRGITYWHLLKWLKGFNYQIINKKRCFSSNYLKNHNRINTRKRKYLFPFYLFLEIFLSKIFNVPIVAFLPYINHLFIKKNNIIGTGSVVLSDIEVSGTYFGNPIKIEN, from the coding sequence ATGGGATTAAGTAAAAAAAATAAACATCCTATCTTAAGCAATGACTTTGTTCCCTATTTGAATAACGATATAGGACAACTCTTTTCAGTCGAAGCGGCTTTGGATTCTGTTATTCCTTGGATTAACTATGTGTGTCCTTTAAAAAATCAGAAAATATTAATATTTGGCACTGGAGGAGGAGGTACAGCAGTTGCCTGTGCATTAAATATTAATGATGGAATAATATATGGGGTTGATATTAGTAAATGGGCTATAGAAACAACAACGAAAAGGGCAAAAAAATATGATGTTTTAAAAAAAATGCAATTGTATCATTTAACTTCAACCTATCCTTTACCATTTAAAGATAATTTTTTTGATATTGCAATAGTAGCTGATGTAATTGAACATATAGTTGATGAAAGGTCTAAGTATGTTAAAAATATATTTAATAAATTGAAAAAGGAAGGTTTATTAATTATTACTGGTACGCCAAACCTTTTATATCCAAAAGATATACATACAACAGGGCTTTATTTTATACCTTGGTTACCTAAAAAAATGGCATATAAATATGCAATTTATAGAGGAAAATGGGAAAAAGGTAAAAATTTAGATTATGCTGGACGAAGAGGAATTACTTATTGGCATTTATTAAAATGGCTAAAAGGGTTCAATTATCAAATCATAAATAAAAAAAGATGTTTTTCATCAAATTATCTTAAAAATCACAATAGAATTAATACAAGGAAAAGAAAATATTTATTTCCATTTTATTTATTCCTTGAAATATTTTTATCTAAAATTTTTAATGTTCCTATTGTTGCATTTTTACCATATATTAATCATCTTTTCATTAAAAAAAATAATATTATTGGTACTGGTTCTGTTGTTTTGAGCGATATTGAAGTCTCTGGTACTTATTTTGGGAATCCAATAAAAATCGAAAATTAA
- a CDS encoding NTP transferase domain-containing protein, whose amino-acid sequence MKAIILAGGLGIRLRPFTQVIPKPLLPIGEKSILEIQIEQLKRFGFDEIFLATNYKSDYIENFFGDGHKYGVKIKISKEKKPLGTVGPITLLKELLNEPFLVMNGDILTLLNIKDFFNFSINVDTDMTVGIKEILAPFQFGNIFYNGNYVTGIDEKPKIKTKILAGIYIFKPSIFNIIPYNEYFGMDDLIHKMLKENIPIAKYEIKEYWLDIGQIDDYNKAQDVYNKHFKL is encoded by the coding sequence ATGAAAGCAATTATTTTAGCTGGAGGCTTAGGAATACGATTGAGACCTTTTACCCAGGTTATTCCAAAGCCATTATTACCGATTGGTGAAAAATCAATACTGGAAATACAAATTGAGCAACTAAAAAGGTTTGGGTTTGATGAAATATTTTTAGCAACAAATTACAAGTCAGATTATATTGAAAATTTTTTTGGTGATGGTCATAAATATGGAGTTAAAATAAAAATTAGTAAGGAAAAAAAACCCTTAGGTACAGTTGGGCCAATAACTCTTTTAAAAGAATTGTTAAACGAACCATTTTTAGTTATGAATGGTGATATTTTAACACTACTAAATATAAAAGATTTTTTTAACTTTTCAATTAATGTCGATACTGATATGACTGTAGGAATTAAAGAAATCTTGGCTCCTTTTCAATTCGGGAATATATTTTATAATGGGAATTATGTAACAGGAATTGATGAAAAGCCTAAAATAAAAACAAAAATTTTAGCGGGGATATATATTTTTAAACCTTCAATATTTAATATTATTCCATACAATGAATATTTTGGAATGGATGATTTAATCCATAAAATGTTAAAAGAAAATATACCTATAGCAAAATATGAAATTAAAGAATACTGGTTAGATATTGGACAAATAGACGATTATAACAAAGCTCAAGACGTATATAATAAACACTTTAAGCTTTAA
- a CDS encoding LegC family aminotransferase, whose product MYKEIIKFIQDLYNTKDLIPLHEPRFIGNEKKYLNDCINSTFVSSVGKYVDKFEKKVADYTGAKYAVATVNGTAALHVALILAGVKNDDEVITQALTFISTANAISYTGAKPVFIDVDKDTMGLSSRKLQKFLETYTYQGGDHTGNYTYNLITKKRIRACVPMHTFGFPCRIDEIKEICDKFNINLIEDAAESLGSFYKGKHTGTFGKFGVLSFNGNKIITTGGGGMIITNDKELAQRAKHITTQAKTPHKWEYVHDYVGYNYRLPNINSALGVAQLEKLDFFITNKRELAELYKKFFNKMNYKFLTEPKNSKSNYWLNVLIFKDKTEKDCFLKYTNENGIMTRPIWKLMVEMKMYKVCQKDDLTNSKWLYNRVVNIPSSVRL is encoded by the coding sequence ATGTATAAAGAAATAATAAAATTTATACAGGATTTATATAATACAAAAGATTTAATCCCATTACATGAACCACGTTTTATTGGAAATGAAAAAAAGTATTTAAACGATTGTATCAACTCAACATTTGTTTCAAGTGTAGGTAAGTATGTAGACAAATTTGAGAAAAAGGTTGCCGATTATACTGGTGCTAAATATGCTGTGGCAACTGTAAATGGTACTGCAGCTTTGCATGTAGCACTTATACTTGCAGGAGTTAAAAATGATGATGAGGTAATTACACAAGCATTAACTTTTATCTCTACTGCTAATGCGATTTCATATACTGGAGCAAAACCGGTTTTTATTGATGTTGATAAAGATACTATGGGATTGTCATCAAGGAAGTTACAAAAGTTTTTAGAAACATATACATATCAAGGAGGTGACCATACCGGCAATTACACATATAATCTTATAACTAAAAAACGTATTAGAGCATGTGTGCCAATGCATACATTTGGTTTTCCATGCAGAATAGATGAAATAAAGGAGATTTGCGATAAATTCAATATTAACTTAATTGAAGACGCTGCTGAATCCTTGGGGTCTTTTTATAAAGGAAAACATACAGGAACTTTTGGGAAGTTTGGAGTTTTAAGCTTTAACGGAAATAAAATTATAACAACAGGAGGGGGAGGAATGATAATAACAAATGATAAAGAACTAGCCCAAAGGGCAAAACACATTACAACACAGGCAAAAACTCCACATAAATGGGAATATGTTCATGATTATGTTGGTTATAATTATAGATTACCAAATATTAACTCAGCTTTAGGTGTTGCCCAACTCGAGAAACTTGATTTTTTTATTACAAACAAAAGAGAATTAGCAGAGTTGTATAAAAAATTCTTCAATAAAATGAATTACAAATTCTTAACAGAACCAAAAAATTCCAAATCAAATTATTGGTTAAATGTATTAATATTTAAAGATAAAACAGAAAAAGATTGTTTTTTAAAATACACAAACGAGAATGGTATAATGACAAGGCCAATATGGAAATTAATGGTAGAAATGAAAATGTATAAAGTTTGCCAAAAAGATGATTTGACAAATTCAAAATGGTTATATAATAGAGTTGTAAATATTCCGAGTAGTGTGAGATTATAA
- a CDS encoding glycosyltransferase family 39 protein has protein sequence MPNILIKYKFLFYIIFITLIVESAYFMYDKPWQQKTIEQKFIHGDANSYHTLAINIVEKGKFPVYSGWDTFRTPGFPLYISFFYLVFGIKPWIIIFSQIFLHVFTIVFIYFLTKQIFNNKIALISSILYAFEPNAIKLTMQFGTETLHAFLFIVSIYMFFRVINQNWFVNQILCGLLLGFTTLVRPINYYFTLLILFYLLLNQWKNRKYLYSKMFFIVFAYLLTITPWLYRNFNNYGYFKLSSNKSDVLFVNIARFKALKTNSTETKIFNDLYNKAYNKYDINEKINPFEFDKANTFIALNIIRKNILSYSIFHVKGMIKFFISPLNNKSYNIGLKIIIAMYFSIIYIFLLYGFYLLLMNKQYYILVVFFSIIFYFSFFTGPVSVSRYRIPTTPFYLIISSYAFYKFYLNFVKHSITNTFKKITK, from the coding sequence ATGCCAAATATATTAATAAAATACAAATTTCTATTTTATATTATATTTATTACTCTTATCGTTGAATCTGCCTATTTTATGTATGACAAACCGTGGCAACAGAAAACAATAGAACAGAAATTTATACATGGCGATGCAAATAGTTATCACACTTTAGCAATTAATATTGTAGAAAAAGGGAAATTCCCTGTTTATTCAGGTTGGGATACCTTTCGAACACCAGGATTTCCATTATATATTTCATTTTTTTATTTAGTGTTTGGGATAAAACCATGGATAATTATTTTTTCTCAAATATTTTTGCACGTTTTTACAATTGTTTTTATTTATTTCTTAACTAAACAAATTTTCAATAATAAAATTGCTTTGATTTCTTCAATATTATATGCCTTTGAACCAAATGCAATAAAATTAACTATGCAATTTGGAACAGAAACTTTACATGCTTTTTTATTTATTGTATCAATTTATATGTTTTTTAGGGTTATTAATCAGAATTGGTTTGTAAATCAAATTCTCTGTGGATTATTATTAGGATTTACTACTCTTGTAAGACCAATAAATTATTATTTTACTTTATTAATTCTTTTTTATCTGTTATTAAATCAGTGGAAAAACCGTAAATACTTATATAGTAAAATGTTTTTTATTGTTTTTGCTTATCTATTGACAATAACACCATGGTTATATAGAAATTTTAATAATTATGGTTACTTTAAATTATCTTCAAATAAATCTGATGTATTATTTGTAAATATTGCCAGATTTAAGGCTTTAAAAACAAATAGTACAGAAACAAAAATATTTAATGATTTATATAATAAAGCATATAATAAATATGATATTAATGAAAAAATCAATCCATTTGAATTTGATAAAGCCAATACTTTTATTGCTTTAAATATTATTAGAAAGAATATTTTATCGTACTCAATTTTTCATGTGAAAGGAATGATAAAATTCTTCATATCTCCATTAAATAATAAATCATATAATATTGGTTTAAAAATTATTATTGCTATGTATTTTTCAATAATATATATATTTCTTTTATATGGATTTTATTTATTATTAATGAATAAACAATACTACATTCTTGTTGTTTTTTTTTCAATTATCTTTTATTTCAGCTTTTTTACTGGCCCTGTTAGTGTATCTAGGTATAGAATTCCAACAACTCCTTTTTATTTAATCATTAGTTCATATGCTTTTTATAAATTTTATTTAAATTTTGTAAAACATAGTATTACCAATACTTTCAAAAAAATAACTAAATGA
- a CDS encoding glycosyltransferase family 4 protein: MKVAIVSFGHADSIISLPKYLVNYVNVDLYFAFSLDRKRNNIIDFTSINVQPGLQNNETSQKVFSNEIKKYIENKFGLKLFIYKNLKFKSFKNWILSYKFSRVLKKYDIIHFNGDHAVLPQLILFLIGKKKVFTIHDFYPHSGEGQRNIIQNFLRWFQTNSKYPIILQNKNDYNQFFVNSKVKKNKVFFVPFGYLEIYKSFLNSNIKINNKSDILFFGRISPYKGIEYLLEAFKIVLKKYPKLKLLIVGSGNIYFDKKYINETSNITLINRFIDSHELVSMIKTTKLVVCPYTDATQSGVAMTAFAFNKPVVATNTGGFKDVIINSENGYLVPQKDSISLAETIIKIFSHRDELIKLENNINKFSEKGIFAWKNIAKSILDIYKR; encoded by the coding sequence ATGAAAGTTGCTATTGTTAGTTTTGGTCATGCAGATAGTATAATTTCACTTCCAAAATATTTAGTTAATTATGTAAATGTTGATCTGTATTTTGCTTTTTCACTTGATAGAAAAAGAAATAATATAATAGATTTTACATCAATAAATGTTCAGCCGGGTTTACAAAATAATGAAACTTCTCAAAAGGTATTTTCTAATGAAATAAAAAAATATATTGAGAATAAATTTGGATTAAAACTTTTTATTTATAAAAATTTGAAATTCAAATCATTTAAAAACTGGATATTATCTTATAAATTTTCCAGGGTATTAAAAAAATATGATATTATTCATTTTAATGGAGACCATGCTGTTTTACCTCAACTTATTTTATTTCTTATAGGGAAAAAGAAAGTTTTTACAATTCATGATTTTTACCCACACTCAGGAGAAGGACAAAGAAATATTATTCAAAATTTTCTTAGATGGTTTCAAACAAATTCAAAATATCCAATTATATTACAAAACAAAAATGATTATAATCAATTTTTTGTTAATTCCAAGGTAAAGAAAAACAAAGTGTTTTTTGTTCCTTTCGGATATCTTGAAATCTATAAAAGTTTCTTAAATTCCAATATCAAAATAAATAATAAAAGCGATATTTTATTTTTTGGAAGAATTTCTCCATATAAAGGGATTGAATATTTACTTGAAGCATTTAAAATAGTATTAAAAAAATACCCTAAACTAAAATTATTAATCGTAGGAAGTGGAAATATATACTTTGATAAAAAATATATTAATGAAACATCTAATATTACATTAATTAACAGGTTTATAGATTCTCATGAATTAGTGTCAATGATAAAAACAACAAAACTTGTTGTTTGTCCATATACTGATGCAACACAAAGTGGAGTTGCTATGACTGCTTTTGCCTTTAATAAACCTGTTGTTGCAACTAATACAGGCGGTTTTAAGGATGTAATTATTAATAGCGAAAATGGTTATTTGGTTCCACAAAAAGATAGTATCAGTCTTGCTGAAACTATTATAAAAATATTTTCTCATAGGGATGAATTAATAAAACTTGAAAATAACATAAATAAATTTAGTGAAAAGGGTATTTTTGCATGGAAAAATATAGCCAAATCAATTTTGGATATCTACAAAAGGTAA
- a CDS encoding glycosyltransferase: MKIKVINIMNHAPDYEGYRKEPKPKINWDTSTGTWVGIWGYDWANVIGNEVLKVSNKIEYEVWQPDYRADKIYLHVFKNGLKHVLFPATKKKYFYGLKIFEDIYSEQIIKELEKLSNTNNNTVLHLNAAYRLLHNIILKKYEKKIPLLGQFYTNPQTSFPVYKVLNPINFLFRYIINLQQIKYLKKFDKIIPSTQNGLDFIPKTVLKKFIFRNNHANIGIDFLKWKTEFTKEKARKLLNISQDKIILLSSSRLIPDKQIDKLILSLAKIKNKDFICYISGHGTKEYEKYLSDLVKKERLNKKIEFIGYITEKELIKYYKASDIFLSTSLYEAGPFSIYLALYYGLPTICTKTGIAAEFIEKEKCGIIIPGNKYSKWARIIEESLNNIKYIDISKKNSVFEFFNWGIIGKYYEYGYHEVIKSAQNHKIH; the protein is encoded by the coding sequence GTGAAGATAAAAGTAATAAATATTATGAATCATGCCCCTGATTATGAGGGATACAGAAAAGAACCGAAACCAAAAATTAATTGGGATACTTCAACAGGTACTTGGGTTGGAATTTGGGGTTATGATTGGGCAAATGTTATTGGAAATGAAGTTCTGAAGGTTTCGAATAAAATAGAGTACGAAGTATGGCAGCCGGATTACAGGGCTGATAAAATTTATTTACATGTTTTTAAGAATGGTTTGAAACATGTATTATTCCCTGCAACGAAAAAGAAATATTTTTATGGATTAAAAATATTTGAAGATATTTATTCAGAACAAATAATTAAAGAACTTGAAAAACTTAGTAATACCAATAATAACACTGTATTACATTTGAATGCTGCTTATAGGTTGCTTCATAATATAATTTTAAAAAAATATGAAAAGAAAATCCCTTTATTAGGACAATTTTATACAAATCCACAAACAAGTTTTCCTGTCTATAAAGTTTTAAATCCAATTAATTTTTTATTTCGTTATATTATTAATTTACAGCAGATAAAATACTTAAAGAAATTTGATAAAATAATTCCTTCAACACAAAATGGTTTGGATTTTATCCCTAAAACTGTTTTAAAGAAATTTATATTTAGGAATAATCATGCAAACATTGGAATAGATTTTTTAAAGTGGAAAACCGAATTTACAAAAGAAAAAGCCAGAAAATTATTAAATATATCTCAAGACAAAATTATTTTACTTTCTTCTTCCAGACTTATACCTGATAAACAAATTGATAAGTTAATTTTAAGTTTGGCAAAAATAAAAAATAAAGATTTTATTTGTTATATTTCGGGGCATGGAACAAAAGAATATGAAAAATATCTATCAGATTTAGTAAAAAAAGAACGATTAAACAAAAAAATTGAGTTTATTGGATATATTACAGAAAAGGAATTAATAAAATATTATAAAGCAAGTGATATTTTTTTATCCACAAGCTTGTATGAAGCAGGGCCTTTTTCTATTTATCTGGCATTGTATTATGGCTTGCCGACAATATGCACAAAAACAGGAATAGCTGCTGAATTTATTGAAAAAGAAAAATGCGGAATTATTATCCCCGGAAATAAATATTCCAAATGGGCAAGAATCATTGAAGAATCATTAAATAATATTAAATATATAGATATTAGTAAAAAAAATAGTGTGTTTGAATTTTTTAACTGGGGAATTATAGGAAAGTATTATGAATACGGATATCATGAAGTTATTAAATCAGCACAAAATCATAAAATTCATTAG
- a CDS encoding NeuD/PglB/VioB family sugar acetyltransferase, which translates to MTKDLILIGGGGHCISCIDVIEKEGKYRIAGIIDLKSKVGSKILEYPIIGTDEDIPKIIKEYSFFHITLGFIKNPHRRLTLMNKLNKWGVSFPKIISPYAYISNHSTIGDGTIIMHNALINIGVSVGSHCIINTKAIVEHNSIIGNNTHISTSSVINGDCKVGNNCFIGSNSVMKNNICIKNNIIIGTGSVVLNDIEAPGTYFGNPIKIEN; encoded by the coding sequence ATGACTAAGGATTTAATATTAATTGGTGGTGGTGGACATTGTATTTCTTGTATTGATGTTATTGAAAAAGAAGGAAAATATCGAATAGCAGGAATTATTGATTTAAAAAGTAAAGTTGGCTCAAAAATTTTAGAATATCCAATAATAGGTACAGATGAGGATATACCTAAGATAATTAAGGAATATTCTTTTTTTCATATTACACTTGGTTTTATTAAAAATCCTCACCGTAGGTTAACATTAATGAATAAACTGAATAAGTGGGGAGTGAGTTTTCCAAAGATTATTTCACCTTATGCATATATTTCTAACCATTCAACAATTGGAGATGGTACTATTATTATGCATAATGCTTTAATAAATATTGGAGTGAGTGTTGGGAGTCATTGTATTATAAATACAAAAGCAATTGTGGAACATAATTCAATAATTGGAAATAATACACACATCTCAACATCTTCGGTAATTAATGGTGATTGCAAGGTGGGTAATAATTGTTTTATTGGCAGTAATTCTGTAATGAAAAATAATATTTGTATTAAAAATAATATTATTATTGGTACTGGTTCTGTTGTTTTGAACGATATTGAAGCCCCTGGTACTTATTTTGGGAATCCAATAAAAATCGAAAATTAA